The following are encoded in a window of Gossypium raimondii isolate GPD5lz chromosome 13, ASM2569854v1, whole genome shotgun sequence genomic DNA:
- the LOC105783451 gene encoding subtilisin-like protease SBT3.9 isoform X5, translating to MEHPKRLLIVNGGSSAVEQVYIVYMGERHTDEPNLLEDSHHQILSDILGSKESAKESILYSYKHGFSGFAAVLSQSQAKLIADVPGVVHVVPNRILNLHTTRSWDFLQVKPQIVDGILSEGHSGLGTIIGVMDTGIWPESESFRDDGMGKFPSRWKGICQEGNRFNRSHCNRKIIGARWYIKGYEAEFGKLSPSDGVEFLSPRDAVGHGTHTSSTASGAEVKNANFRGLAQGIARGGAPSSWLAIYKVCWATGGCSSADLLAAIDDAIFDGVDIISASLGSPPPLSTYVDDALAIGSFHAVARGISVVCSAGNTGPYPQTVINTAPWVMTVAASTIDRDFPAVITLGNNQTVVGQSFYTGRGLNKFHPIVYGADIAATNIDGTSAGSCDLETLNATLARGKVILCFQSRWQRSAAIASKSVLELKGAGVIFAQFPTKDVSCPWSFPCVQVDFEAGTSLLTYMAASRKPVVKFSFSKTVIGQQLAPEIAYFSSRGPSSLSPSVLKPDIAAPGVDILASWSPAASSKLLNSPQTKASPFNFKLDSGTSMACPHISGIVALLKGIHPKWSPAAIKSALVTTASMKDEYGQNTVAEGAPHKQADPFDYGGGNVDPNKALDPGLIYDIKPSDYVCFLYAMGYNSTAIRLMTRVHTPCHKSVKFLRNLNLPSITLPELKQRMTVSRTVTNVGPVNSIYVARIQAPAGIDVSVEPWILTFNSTTKKLKFKVTFCSQLKVQGRYSFGNLYWEDGIHVVRIPVVVRIVINNHLYSET from the exons ATGGAGCACCCAAAGCGCCTTTTAATCGTAAATGGCGgtagcagtgcagtggaacag GTTTATATTGTATATATGGGGGAGAGACACACTGATGAGCCAAATCTACTGGAAGATTCTCATCATCAGATTCTTTCAGACATTCTTGGAAG CAAAGAATCTGCCAAGGAATCCATTTTATACAGCTACAAACATGGGTTTTCAGGGTTTGCTGCAGTCCTCAGTCAGTCTCAAGCTAAGCTTATTGCAG ATGTCCCCGGAGTTGTTCATGTAGTTCCAAATAGAATCCTAAACCTGCACACTACTAGAAGCTGGGATTTCCTGCAAGTAAAGCCTCAAATTGTGGATGGTATTCTTTCAGAAGGCCATTCAGGCTTGGGGACTATTATTGGTGTCATGGATACTG GTATATGGCCTGAGTCCGAAAGCTTCAGAGATGATGGCATGGGAAAGTTTCCATCTCGATGGAAAGGGATATGCCAGGAAGGAAACAGATTTAACCGTTCGCATTGCAATAG GAAAATTATCGGTGCACGTTGGTACATTAAAGGGTATGAAGCTGAATTTGGAAAGCTTTCCCCAAGTGATGGGGTTGAGTTCTTGTCTCCTCGAGATGCTGTGGGCCATGGTACTCACACCTCATCTACTGCAAGTGGTGCTGAAGTAAAAAATGCAAACTTTAGGGGACTAGCCCAAGGAATAGCCAGAGGAGGTGCTCCTTCATCATGGTTAGCTATCTACAAAGTTTGTTGGGCTACTGGTGGCTGTAGCTCAGCTGACCTTCTTGCCGCAATTGATGATGCTATCTTTGATGGTGTGGATATTATTTCGGCATCTTTGGGCTCACCACCTCCACTTTCAACTTACGTTGATGATGCGCTGGCTATTGGTTCTTTCCACGCTGTAGCAAGAGGAATATCTGTTGTATGCTCTGCAGGCAACACTGGTCCTTATCCTCAAACTGTCATTAATACTGCTCCTTGGGTTATGACTGTTGCTGCAAGCACTATTGATCGAGATTTCCCTGCAGTGATCACCCTGGGGAACAACCAAACTGTAGTG GGCCAGTCTTTCTATACAGGAAGGGGCTTGAACAAGTTTCATCCTATTGTATATGGAGCAGATATTGCAGCCACTAATATTGATGGAACCAGTGCAGG AAGTTGTGATTTGGAAACTCTGAATGCCACTCTAGCAAGAGGTAAAGTAATTCTTTGTTTCCAATCTCGGTGGCAGAGGTCGGCTGCCATTGCTTCGAAATCTGTACTTGAGCTCAAGGGTGCAGGAGTTATATTTGCACAGTTTCCTACTAAAGATGTCTCTTGTCCATGGAGTTTTCCCTGTGTCCAAGTGGACTTTGAAGCTGGGACATCTCTGCTGACTTACATGGCTGCAAGCAG AAAGCCAGTCGTCAAGTTCAGCTTCTCAAAGACGGTTATCGGACAACAGCTAGCCCCAGAAATAGCGTATTTTTCATCACGAGGACCTAGTTCCCTTTCACCATCAGTGTTGAAG CCAGACATTGCTGCTCCAGGAGTTGATATATTGGCCTCCTGGTCACCTGCTGCTTCATCCAAGCTACTCAATTCTCCTCAAACTAAAGCATCTCCATTTAACTTTAAACTTGATTCGGGAACTTCCATGGCTTGTCCCCATATATCCGGCATTGTTGCACTTCTCAAAGGAATCCATCCCAAGTGGAGCCCTGCAGCAATTAAGTCTGCACTAGTAACAACag CTTCTATGAAGGATGAATATGGCCAAAATACAGTAGCTGAGGGAGCACCCCACAAGCAAGCTGACCCATTTGATTATGGAGGTGGCAATGTAGATCCAAATAAAGCTCTAGACCCAGGTCTCATTTATGACATTAAACCCTCAGATTATGTCTGCTTCCTTTATGCAATGGGTTATAACAGCACTGCCATCAGGTTAATGACTAGGGTTCACACCCCATGTCATAAATCAGTCAAGTTCCTCCGAAATCTAAATTTGCCTTCTATAACATTACCTGAGCTTAAGCAACGTATGACCGTCTCAAGAACCGTTACAAATGTCGGTCCAGTGAACTCCATTTATGTAGCCCGCATTCAAGCTCCCGCAGGCATTGACGTGAGTGTCGAGCCATGGATTTTGACATTCAATTCAACAACAAAGAAGCTGAAGTTCAAGGTAACCTTTTGTTCTCAACTAAAAGTTCAAGGAAGATACTCGTTCGGAAACCTATACTGGGAAGATGGCATTCATGTAGTAAGAATTCCTGTGGTTGTTAGAATTGTCATTAACAATCACTTGTACTCAGAAACATGA
- the LOC105783451 gene encoding subtilisin-like protease SBT3.9 isoform X3, whose translation MEHPKRLLIVNGGSSAVEQVYIVYMGERHTDEPNLLEDSHHQILSDILGSKTAMISIEHSKESAKESILYSYKHGFSGFAAVLSQSQAKLIADVPGVVHVVPNRILNLHTTRSWDFLQVKPQIVDGILSEGHSGLGTIIGVMDTGIWPESESFRDDGMGKFPSRWKGICQEGNRFNRSHCNRKIIGARWYIKGYEAEFGKLSPSDGVEFLSPRDAVGHGTHTSSTASGAEVKNANFRGLAQGIARGGAPSSWLAIYKVCWATGGCSSADLLAAIDDAIFDGVDIISASLGSPPPLSTYVDDALAIGSFHAVARGISVVCSAGNTGPYPQTVINTAPWVMTVAASTIDRDFPAVITLGNNQTVVGQSFYTGRGLNKFHPIVYGADIAATNIDGTSAGSCDLETLNATLARGKVILCFQSRWQRSAAIASKSVLELKGAGVIFAQFPTKDVSCPWSFPCVQVDFEAGTSLLTYMAASRKPVVKFSFSKTVIGQQLAPEIAYFSSRGPSSLSPSVLKPDIAAPGVDILASWSPAASSKLLNSPQTKASPFNFKLDSGTSMACPHISGIVALLKGIHPKWSPAAIKSALVTTASMKDEYGQNTVAEGAPHKQADPFDYGGGNVDPNKALDPGLIYDIKPSDYVCFLYAMGYNSTAIRLMTRVHTPCHKSVKFLRNLNLPSITLPELKQRMTVSRTVTNVGPVNSIYVARIQAPAGIDVSVEPWILTFNSTTKKLKFKVTFCSQLKVQGRYSFGNLYWEDGIHVVRIPVVVRIVINNHLYSET comes from the exons ATGGAGCACCCAAAGCGCCTTTTAATCGTAAATGGCGgtagcagtgcagtggaacag GTTTATATTGTATATATGGGGGAGAGACACACTGATGAGCCAAATCTACTGGAAGATTCTCATCATCAGATTCTTTCAGACATTCTTGGAAG TAAAACTGCCATGATCTCAATTGAACACAGCAAAGAATCTGCCAAGGAATCCATTTTATACAGCTACAAACATGGGTTTTCAGGGTTTGCTGCAGTCCTCAGTCAGTCTCAAGCTAAGCTTATTGCAG ATGTCCCCGGAGTTGTTCATGTAGTTCCAAATAGAATCCTAAACCTGCACACTACTAGAAGCTGGGATTTCCTGCAAGTAAAGCCTCAAATTGTGGATGGTATTCTTTCAGAAGGCCATTCAGGCTTGGGGACTATTATTGGTGTCATGGATACTG GTATATGGCCTGAGTCCGAAAGCTTCAGAGATGATGGCATGGGAAAGTTTCCATCTCGATGGAAAGGGATATGCCAGGAAGGAAACAGATTTAACCGTTCGCATTGCAATAG GAAAATTATCGGTGCACGTTGGTACATTAAAGGGTATGAAGCTGAATTTGGAAAGCTTTCCCCAAGTGATGGGGTTGAGTTCTTGTCTCCTCGAGATGCTGTGGGCCATGGTACTCACACCTCATCTACTGCAAGTGGTGCTGAAGTAAAAAATGCAAACTTTAGGGGACTAGCCCAAGGAATAGCCAGAGGAGGTGCTCCTTCATCATGGTTAGCTATCTACAAAGTTTGTTGGGCTACTGGTGGCTGTAGCTCAGCTGACCTTCTTGCCGCAATTGATGATGCTATCTTTGATGGTGTGGATATTATTTCGGCATCTTTGGGCTCACCACCTCCACTTTCAACTTACGTTGATGATGCGCTGGCTATTGGTTCTTTCCACGCTGTAGCAAGAGGAATATCTGTTGTATGCTCTGCAGGCAACACTGGTCCTTATCCTCAAACTGTCATTAATACTGCTCCTTGGGTTATGACTGTTGCTGCAAGCACTATTGATCGAGATTTCCCTGCAGTGATCACCCTGGGGAACAACCAAACTGTAGTG GGCCAGTCTTTCTATACAGGAAGGGGCTTGAACAAGTTTCATCCTATTGTATATGGAGCAGATATTGCAGCCACTAATATTGATGGAACCAGTGCAGG AAGTTGTGATTTGGAAACTCTGAATGCCACTCTAGCAAGAGGTAAAGTAATTCTTTGTTTCCAATCTCGGTGGCAGAGGTCGGCTGCCATTGCTTCGAAATCTGTACTTGAGCTCAAGGGTGCAGGAGTTATATTTGCACAGTTTCCTACTAAAGATGTCTCTTGTCCATGGAGTTTTCCCTGTGTCCAAGTGGACTTTGAAGCTGGGACATCTCTGCTGACTTACATGGCTGCAAGCAG AAAGCCAGTCGTCAAGTTCAGCTTCTCAAAGACGGTTATCGGACAACAGCTAGCCCCAGAAATAGCGTATTTTTCATCACGAGGACCTAGTTCCCTTTCACCATCAGTGTTGAAG CCAGACATTGCTGCTCCAGGAGTTGATATATTGGCCTCCTGGTCACCTGCTGCTTCATCCAAGCTACTCAATTCTCCTCAAACTAAAGCATCTCCATTTAACTTTAAACTTGATTCGGGAACTTCCATGGCTTGTCCCCATATATCCGGCATTGTTGCACTTCTCAAAGGAATCCATCCCAAGTGGAGCCCTGCAGCAATTAAGTCTGCACTAGTAACAACag CTTCTATGAAGGATGAATATGGCCAAAATACAGTAGCTGAGGGAGCACCCCACAAGCAAGCTGACCCATTTGATTATGGAGGTGGCAATGTAGATCCAAATAAAGCTCTAGACCCAGGTCTCATTTATGACATTAAACCCTCAGATTATGTCTGCTTCCTTTATGCAATGGGTTATAACAGCACTGCCATCAGGTTAATGACTAGGGTTCACACCCCATGTCATAAATCAGTCAAGTTCCTCCGAAATCTAAATTTGCCTTCTATAACATTACCTGAGCTTAAGCAACGTATGACCGTCTCAAGAACCGTTACAAATGTCGGTCCAGTGAACTCCATTTATGTAGCCCGCATTCAAGCTCCCGCAGGCATTGACGTGAGTGTCGAGCCATGGATTTTGACATTCAATTCAACAACAAAGAAGCTGAAGTTCAAGGTAACCTTTTGTTCTCAACTAAAAGTTCAAGGAAGATACTCGTTCGGAAACCTATACTGGGAAGATGGCATTCATGTAGTAAGAATTCCTGTGGTTGTTAGAATTGTCATTAACAATCACTTGTACTCAGAAACATGA
- the LOC105783451 gene encoding subtilisin-like protease SBT3.6 isoform X7, giving the protein MGERHTDEPNLLEDSHHQILSDILGSKTAMISIEHSKESAKESILYSYKHGFSGFAAVLSQSQAKLIADVPGVVHVVPNRILNLHTTRSWDFLQVKPQIVDGILSEGHSGLGTIIGVMDTGIWPESESFRDDGMGKFPSRWKGICQEGNRFNRSHCNRKIIGARWYIKGYEAEFGKLSPSDGVEFLSPRDAVGHGTHTSSTASGAEVKNANFRGLAQGIARGGAPSSWLAIYKVCWATGGCSSADLLAAIDDAIFDGVDIISASLGSPPPLSTYVDDALAIGSFHAVARGISVVCSAGNTGPYPQTVINTAPWVMTVAASTIDRDFPAVITLGNNQTVVGQSFYTGRGLNKFHPIVYGADIAATNIDGTSAGSCDLETLNATLARGKVILCFQSRWQRSAAIASKSVLELKGAGVIFAQFPTKDVSCPWSFPCVQVDFEAGTSLLTYMAASRKPVVKFSFSKTVIGQQLAPEIAYFSSRGPSSLSPSVLKPDIAAPGVDILASWSPAASSKLLNSPQTKASPFNFKLDSGTSMACPHISGIVALLKGIHPKWSPAAIKSALVTTASMKDEYGQNTVAEGAPHKQADPFDYGGGNVDPNKALDPGLIYDIKPSDYVCFLYAMGYNSTAIRLMTRVHTPCHKSVKFLRNLNLPSITLPELKQRMTVSRTVTNVGPVNSIYVARIQAPAGIDVSVEPWILTFNSTTKKLKFKVTFCSQLKVQGRYSFGNLYWEDGIHVVRIPVVVRIVINNHLYSET; this is encoded by the exons ATGGGGGAGAGACACACTGATGAGCCAAATCTACTGGAAGATTCTCATCATCAGATTCTTTCAGACATTCTTGGAAG TAAAACTGCCATGATCTCAATTGAACACAGCAAAGAATCTGCCAAGGAATCCATTTTATACAGCTACAAACATGGGTTTTCAGGGTTTGCTGCAGTCCTCAGTCAGTCTCAAGCTAAGCTTATTGCAG ATGTCCCCGGAGTTGTTCATGTAGTTCCAAATAGAATCCTAAACCTGCACACTACTAGAAGCTGGGATTTCCTGCAAGTAAAGCCTCAAATTGTGGATGGTATTCTTTCAGAAGGCCATTCAGGCTTGGGGACTATTATTGGTGTCATGGATACTG GTATATGGCCTGAGTCCGAAAGCTTCAGAGATGATGGCATGGGAAAGTTTCCATCTCGATGGAAAGGGATATGCCAGGAAGGAAACAGATTTAACCGTTCGCATTGCAATAG GAAAATTATCGGTGCACGTTGGTACATTAAAGGGTATGAAGCTGAATTTGGAAAGCTTTCCCCAAGTGATGGGGTTGAGTTCTTGTCTCCTCGAGATGCTGTGGGCCATGGTACTCACACCTCATCTACTGCAAGTGGTGCTGAAGTAAAAAATGCAAACTTTAGGGGACTAGCCCAAGGAATAGCCAGAGGAGGTGCTCCTTCATCATGGTTAGCTATCTACAAAGTTTGTTGGGCTACTGGTGGCTGTAGCTCAGCTGACCTTCTTGCCGCAATTGATGATGCTATCTTTGATGGTGTGGATATTATTTCGGCATCTTTGGGCTCACCACCTCCACTTTCAACTTACGTTGATGATGCGCTGGCTATTGGTTCTTTCCACGCTGTAGCAAGAGGAATATCTGTTGTATGCTCTGCAGGCAACACTGGTCCTTATCCTCAAACTGTCATTAATACTGCTCCTTGGGTTATGACTGTTGCTGCAAGCACTATTGATCGAGATTTCCCTGCAGTGATCACCCTGGGGAACAACCAAACTGTAGTG GGCCAGTCTTTCTATACAGGAAGGGGCTTGAACAAGTTTCATCCTATTGTATATGGAGCAGATATTGCAGCCACTAATATTGATGGAACCAGTGCAGG AAGTTGTGATTTGGAAACTCTGAATGCCACTCTAGCAAGAGGTAAAGTAATTCTTTGTTTCCAATCTCGGTGGCAGAGGTCGGCTGCCATTGCTTCGAAATCTGTACTTGAGCTCAAGGGTGCAGGAGTTATATTTGCACAGTTTCCTACTAAAGATGTCTCTTGTCCATGGAGTTTTCCCTGTGTCCAAGTGGACTTTGAAGCTGGGACATCTCTGCTGACTTACATGGCTGCAAGCAG AAAGCCAGTCGTCAAGTTCAGCTTCTCAAAGACGGTTATCGGACAACAGCTAGCCCCAGAAATAGCGTATTTTTCATCACGAGGACCTAGTTCCCTTTCACCATCAGTGTTGAAG CCAGACATTGCTGCTCCAGGAGTTGATATATTGGCCTCCTGGTCACCTGCTGCTTCATCCAAGCTACTCAATTCTCCTCAAACTAAAGCATCTCCATTTAACTTTAAACTTGATTCGGGAACTTCCATGGCTTGTCCCCATATATCCGGCATTGTTGCACTTCTCAAAGGAATCCATCCCAAGTGGAGCCCTGCAGCAATTAAGTCTGCACTAGTAACAACag CTTCTATGAAGGATGAATATGGCCAAAATACAGTAGCTGAGGGAGCACCCCACAAGCAAGCTGACCCATTTGATTATGGAGGTGGCAATGTAGATCCAAATAAAGCTCTAGACCCAGGTCTCATTTATGACATTAAACCCTCAGATTATGTCTGCTTCCTTTATGCAATGGGTTATAACAGCACTGCCATCAGGTTAATGACTAGGGTTCACACCCCATGTCATAAATCAGTCAAGTTCCTCCGAAATCTAAATTTGCCTTCTATAACATTACCTGAGCTTAAGCAACGTATGACCGTCTCAAGAACCGTTACAAATGTCGGTCCAGTGAACTCCATTTATGTAGCCCGCATTCAAGCTCCCGCAGGCATTGACGTGAGTGTCGAGCCATGGATTTTGACATTCAATTCAACAACAAAGAAGCTGAAGTTCAAGGTAACCTTTTGTTCTCAACTAAAAGTTCAAGGAAGATACTCGTTCGGAAACCTATACTGGGAAGATGGCATTCATGTAGTAAGAATTCCTGTGGTTGTTAGAATTGTCATTAACAATCACTTGTACTCAGAAACATGA
- the LOC105783451 gene encoding subtilisin-like protease SBT3.6 isoform X9: MAVAVQWNRFILYIWGRDTLMSQIYWKILIIRFFQTFLEGFAAVLSQSQAKLIADVPGVVHVVPNRILNLHTTRSWDFLQVKPQIVDGILSEGHSGLGTIIGVMDTGIWPESESFRDDGMGKFPSRWKGICQEGNRFNRSHCNRKIIGARWYIKGYEAEFGKLSPSDGVEFLSPRDAVGHGTHTSSTASGAEVKNANFRGLAQGIARGGAPSSWLAIYKVCWATGGCSSADLLAAIDDAIFDGVDIISASLGSPPPLSTYVDDALAIGSFHAVARGISVVCSAGNTGPYPQTVINTAPWVMTVAASTIDRDFPAVITLGNNQTVVGQSFYTGRGLNKFHPIVYGADIAATNIDGTSAGSCDLETLNATLARGKVILCFQSRWQRSAAIASKSVLELKGAGVIFAQFPTKDVSCPWSFPCVQVDFEAGTSLLTYMAASRKPVVKFSFSKTVIGQQLAPEIAYFSSRGPSSLSPSVLKPDIAAPGVDILASWSPAASSKLLNSPQTKASPFNFKLDSGTSMACPHISGIVALLKGIHPKWSPAAIKSALVTTASMKDEYGQNTVAEGAPHKQADPFDYGGGNVDPNKALDPGLIYDIKPSDYVCFLYAMGYNSTAIRLMTRVHTPCHKSVKFLRNLNLPSITLPELKQRMTVSRTVTNVGPVNSIYVARIQAPAGIDVSVEPWILTFNSTTKKLKFKVTFCSQLKVQGRYSFGNLYWEDGIHVVRIPVVVRIVINNHLYSET; encoded by the exons ATGGCGgtagcagtgcagtggaacag GTTTATATTGTATATATGGGGGAGAGACACACTGATGAGCCAAATCTACTGGAAGATTCTCATCATCAGATTCTTTCAGACATTCTTGGAAG GGTTTGCTGCAGTCCTCAGTCAGTCTCAAGCTAAGCTTATTGCAG ATGTCCCCGGAGTTGTTCATGTAGTTCCAAATAGAATCCTAAACCTGCACACTACTAGAAGCTGGGATTTCCTGCAAGTAAAGCCTCAAATTGTGGATGGTATTCTTTCAGAAGGCCATTCAGGCTTGGGGACTATTATTGGTGTCATGGATACTG GTATATGGCCTGAGTCCGAAAGCTTCAGAGATGATGGCATGGGAAAGTTTCCATCTCGATGGAAAGGGATATGCCAGGAAGGAAACAGATTTAACCGTTCGCATTGCAATAG GAAAATTATCGGTGCACGTTGGTACATTAAAGGGTATGAAGCTGAATTTGGAAAGCTTTCCCCAAGTGATGGGGTTGAGTTCTTGTCTCCTCGAGATGCTGTGGGCCATGGTACTCACACCTCATCTACTGCAAGTGGTGCTGAAGTAAAAAATGCAAACTTTAGGGGACTAGCCCAAGGAATAGCCAGAGGAGGTGCTCCTTCATCATGGTTAGCTATCTACAAAGTTTGTTGGGCTACTGGTGGCTGTAGCTCAGCTGACCTTCTTGCCGCAATTGATGATGCTATCTTTGATGGTGTGGATATTATTTCGGCATCTTTGGGCTCACCACCTCCACTTTCAACTTACGTTGATGATGCGCTGGCTATTGGTTCTTTCCACGCTGTAGCAAGAGGAATATCTGTTGTATGCTCTGCAGGCAACACTGGTCCTTATCCTCAAACTGTCATTAATACTGCTCCTTGGGTTATGACTGTTGCTGCAAGCACTATTGATCGAGATTTCCCTGCAGTGATCACCCTGGGGAACAACCAAACTGTAGTG GGCCAGTCTTTCTATACAGGAAGGGGCTTGAACAAGTTTCATCCTATTGTATATGGAGCAGATATTGCAGCCACTAATATTGATGGAACCAGTGCAGG AAGTTGTGATTTGGAAACTCTGAATGCCACTCTAGCAAGAGGTAAAGTAATTCTTTGTTTCCAATCTCGGTGGCAGAGGTCGGCTGCCATTGCTTCGAAATCTGTACTTGAGCTCAAGGGTGCAGGAGTTATATTTGCACAGTTTCCTACTAAAGATGTCTCTTGTCCATGGAGTTTTCCCTGTGTCCAAGTGGACTTTGAAGCTGGGACATCTCTGCTGACTTACATGGCTGCAAGCAG AAAGCCAGTCGTCAAGTTCAGCTTCTCAAAGACGGTTATCGGACAACAGCTAGCCCCAGAAATAGCGTATTTTTCATCACGAGGACCTAGTTCCCTTTCACCATCAGTGTTGAAG CCAGACATTGCTGCTCCAGGAGTTGATATATTGGCCTCCTGGTCACCTGCTGCTTCATCCAAGCTACTCAATTCTCCTCAAACTAAAGCATCTCCATTTAACTTTAAACTTGATTCGGGAACTTCCATGGCTTGTCCCCATATATCCGGCATTGTTGCACTTCTCAAAGGAATCCATCCCAAGTGGAGCCCTGCAGCAATTAAGTCTGCACTAGTAACAACag CTTCTATGAAGGATGAATATGGCCAAAATACAGTAGCTGAGGGAGCACCCCACAAGCAAGCTGACCCATTTGATTATGGAGGTGGCAATGTAGATCCAAATAAAGCTCTAGACCCAGGTCTCATTTATGACATTAAACCCTCAGATTATGTCTGCTTCCTTTATGCAATGGGTTATAACAGCACTGCCATCAGGTTAATGACTAGGGTTCACACCCCATGTCATAAATCAGTCAAGTTCCTCCGAAATCTAAATTTGCCTTCTATAACATTACCTGAGCTTAAGCAACGTATGACCGTCTCAAGAACCGTTACAAATGTCGGTCCAGTGAACTCCATTTATGTAGCCCGCATTCAAGCTCCCGCAGGCATTGACGTGAGTGTCGAGCCATGGATTTTGACATTCAATTCAACAACAAAGAAGCTGAAGTTCAAGGTAACCTTTTGTTCTCAACTAAAAGTTCAAGGAAGATACTCGTTCGGAAACCTATACTGGGAAGATGGCATTCATGTAGTAAGAATTCCTGTGGTTGTTAGAATTGTCATTAACAATCACTTGTACTCAGAAACATGA